From one Gallionella capsiferriformans ES-2 genomic stretch:
- a CDS encoding flagellar hook-length control protein FliK — translation MINPLINKIIAPTPSSASANPAKSPAEGASAEKFGAVLAKQIGEKPSADSKRSTHPSDKKSPQTGPSVADQQIQLDQPAMLTTADPLAGFLKGNLTIKVDRPTDTQADQTTQPADAQITPFVLPVNPELRPPVLTTVDPATGQSARQAAEPLGAAREKMTGVTQVASEQTPIATKTLTLTDKEAFKLAEPANSLPAVNAQAMAQSASSAITPTPMAPTTQATIAAPLGSPAWPAEFTQKINWVSTQQNQVAELHLNPPDLGPMSVTITINDNQATALFSSPHSAVREAIENAMPKLRESLADNGIMLGNATVNDQAPRDSGASGFTNQRTPSPQTHTTTETVINPVPVVQVSRHNGLVDTFA, via the coding sequence ATGATTAATCCGCTCATCAACAAAATCATCGCGCCGACCCCAAGCAGCGCCTCTGCCAATCCCGCGAAATCCCCGGCAGAAGGTGCAAGTGCCGAAAAATTCGGCGCAGTGCTGGCAAAGCAAATAGGCGAAAAGCCCTCTGCCGATTCAAAACGCTCGACTCATCCCTCGGATAAAAAATCGCCTCAAACAGGCCCTTCCGTAGCAGACCAACAAATCCAGCTCGATCAACCCGCGATGCTCACCACAGCCGATCCGCTGGCTGGTTTTTTAAAAGGCAATCTGACGATTAAAGTAGACAGACCGACCGACACTCAGGCCGATCAAACAACACAGCCTGCCGATGCGCAGATCACGCCTTTCGTACTGCCGGTCAATCCCGAGCTCAGACCCCCTGTATTGACAACAGTTGATCCTGCCACCGGGCAATCGGCACGTCAGGCGGCTGAGCCACTAGGTGCAGCACGTGAAAAAATGACCGGCGTGACACAAGTGGCCAGTGAACAAACACCGATTGCAACGAAAACACTCACACTTACCGACAAAGAAGCATTCAAATTGGCTGAGCCTGCCAACAGCCTGCCGGCTGTCAATGCACAGGCGATGGCTCAATCGGCAAGTTCAGCAATCACACCGACACCGATGGCACCGACCACTCAGGCCACTATTGCCGCACCACTGGGCAGTCCCGCCTGGCCTGCTGAATTCACCCAAAAGATCAACTGGGTAAGCACTCAACAAAATCAGGTGGCAGAACTACATTTAAACCCGCCTGATCTGGGCCCCATGAGCGTGACAATCACGATCAACGACAATCAGGCTACCGCGTTATTTAGTTCGCCCCACAGCGCCGTGCGCGAAGCGATCGAAAACGCCATGCCAAAACTACGCGAAAGCCTAGCCGACAACGGCATCATGCTGGGCAATGCTACCGTGAACGATCAAGCACCGAGAGACAGTGGCGCGTCAGGCTTCACAAATCAGCGCACACCGTCACCCCAGACTCACACAACAACGGAAACTGTAATCAACCCCGTACCCGTTGTACAGGTCAGCCGTCATAACGGCCTGGTTGACACGTTCGCTTAA
- the fliJ gene encoding flagellar export protein FliJ, producing the protein MSNPFRLQPLLNLAQIKNESATKRLGELNKLQHDSEVQLETLRQYRRDYQERMQTASQQGVDPIVLRNFQQFIYKLDAAIVQQLKAVEQSRLSTQAGLNDYGGTQRKLKSFDTLQQRHIESELKIEAKQEQKAMDEHTGRVTAYKMLNTEK; encoded by the coding sequence ATGAGCAATCCATTCCGCCTGCAACCGCTGTTGAACCTAGCGCAGATTAAAAATGAATCAGCGACAAAAAGACTGGGAGAACTGAATAAACTGCAGCATGATTCGGAGGTACAACTGGAAACACTGCGGCAATATCGCCGTGATTATCAGGAGCGCATGCAAACAGCCAGCCAGCAGGGTGTTGATCCGATTGTACTGCGAAATTTTCAGCAATTTATTTATAAGCTGGATGCAGCTATCGTGCAACAACTCAAAGCTGTCGAGCAAAGCCGCTTATCCACTCAGGCCGGGTTAAACGATTACGGCGGAACACAACGCAAGCTCAAATCGTTTGATACCTTGCAACAGCGACATATTGAAAGCGAACTTAAAATTGAGGCAAAGCAGGAACAAAAGGCCATGGACGAACATACCGGTCGTGTCACAGCGTACAAGATGCTCAATACTGAAAAATAG
- the fliI gene encoding flagellar protein export ATPase FliI: protein MVEDTELTLRTEPFAAPQILPPIYDRPSPQPSLPSGEHSLRWQALLTEGREYVADCNPMPPSGHLTKVTGLIMEAVGLQMPVGSTCQIRLPNTTVEAEVVGFSGEKLFLMPENDVYGLVPGARVMPITPLHTLSLAGKRKPLRRRMSDHAKHLPVGNMLLGRVLDGAGKPLDQLGPLLETASAPLQSRPFNPLERASIDTPLDVGVRAINALLSVGRGQRMGLFAGSGVGKSVLLGMMARYTSADVTVVGLIGERGREVKEFINDILGPEGMARSVVVATPADTSPLMRLQGTAYATTIAEYFRDQGKNVLLIMDSLTRFAMAQREIALAVGEPPATKGYPPSVFAKLPQLVERAGNGLEGGGSITAFYTVLTEGDDQQDPIADSARAILDGHIVLSRRLVEQGHYPAIDIEASISRVMSRLATPEHAALVQRFKQLYAHYQRNRDLISVGAYINGSDPLLDEAIKLYPKMEQFLKQGMHQCETYTSSIAQLTALFEVGY, encoded by the coding sequence ATGGTTGAAGACACCGAACTGACGCTCCGGACTGAACCGTTCGCCGCGCCCCAGATCCTGCCCCCGATCTACGATCGGCCCAGCCCCCAGCCATCTCTCCCCAGCGGCGAGCACAGTCTGCGCTGGCAAGCGCTGCTAACAGAGGGGCGCGAATATGTGGCCGACTGCAATCCTATGCCCCCTAGCGGTCATCTGACCAAGGTGACAGGCTTGATTATGGAAGCGGTTGGCTTGCAAATGCCTGTTGGCAGCACCTGTCAAATCCGCCTGCCCAATACCACCGTCGAAGCAGAAGTAGTTGGTTTTTCCGGCGAGAAACTCTTTTTAATGCCGGAGAATGACGTTTATGGCCTGGTTCCCGGCGCCCGTGTGATGCCAATTACACCCTTACACACACTAAGCCTTGCCGGCAAACGAAAACCGCTGCGCCGCCGCATGTCGGATCATGCCAAACACCTTCCCGTCGGCAACATGCTGCTCGGTCGTGTTTTGGATGGTGCGGGAAAACCGCTCGATCAACTGGGCCCGTTGCTGGAAACGGCTTCTGCGCCGTTGCAAAGCCGCCCTTTCAACCCTTTGGAACGCGCTTCTATCGATACGCCGCTGGATGTCGGCGTGCGCGCCATTAACGCACTCCTGAGCGTTGGACGCGGTCAGCGCATGGGACTGTTTGCCGGCAGCGGCGTGGGTAAAAGCGTTTTACTTGGCATGATGGCGCGCTACACCAGCGCGGATGTCACCGTAGTCGGCCTGATAGGCGAACGTGGACGCGAAGTAAAAGAGTTCATCAACGACATTTTGGGTCCTGAAGGCATGGCGCGTTCAGTGGTGGTTGCCACCCCCGCCGACACGTCCCCCCTGATGCGATTGCAGGGCACGGCCTATGCGACAACCATCGCAGAATATTTTCGCGATCAGGGAAAAAACGTGCTGCTGATCATGGACTCGCTGACGCGTTTTGCAATGGCGCAACGCGAAATCGCGCTGGCAGTCGGCGAACCGCCAGCCACCAAAGGATACCCGCCATCCGTATTTGCCAAACTTCCCCAACTGGTCGAGCGCGCTGGAAACGGGCTAGAGGGCGGCGGGTCAATCACAGCTTTTTACACCGTACTAACTGAAGGAGATGATCAACAGGATCCGATTGCCGACAGCGCACGGGCCATTTTGGACGGACATATTGTATTGTCGCGCCGGCTGGTGGAGCAGGGACACTACCCGGCGATCGATATCGAAGCCTCGATCAGCCGCGTAATGTCACGCCTGGCGACGCCTGAGCACGCAGCACTAGTACAACGCTTCAAGCAACTGTATGCTCACTACCAGCGCAACAGAGATCTGATCAGCGTCGGTGCCTATATTAACGGGAGCGATCCGCTGCTCGATGAGGCGATCAAACTATACCCGAAAATGGAACAATTTTTGAAACAAGGCATGCATCAGTGCGAAACTTACACGAGCAGTATCGCGCAGTTAACCGCGCTGTTTGAAGTCGGATATTGA
- a CDS encoding flagellar assembly protein FliH codes for MSDPLLQRPKEQLTAFQRWELNSFDEAEKPGTENIAAEALLASKESAAIQLQNLEKKTYDESYAAGLAAGHAAGMQQAQSEIAKLQTLMSNLQIALTQVDEQLAQSLLDLSLEIAQKMVVGVLHIEPEIILKIISTAISSLPHFNQNAHLILHPTDADLVRRQMGDELAHAGWKIFTDPKIESGGCRVETSHSNIDATNPARWQSIVESIGQDKSWLKTPN; via the coding sequence ATGTCTGACCCTCTACTGCAACGCCCAAAGGAACAGCTCACCGCATTTCAGCGCTGGGAGCTAAACTCATTTGACGAAGCAGAAAAGCCCGGCACAGAAAATATCGCGGCCGAAGCATTGCTTGCGTCCAAAGAGTCGGCAGCCATTCAGTTGCAAAACCTGGAAAAAAAAACCTATGACGAAAGCTATGCCGCCGGGTTGGCTGCAGGTCATGCGGCAGGGATGCAACAGGCACAGAGCGAAATTGCCAAGCTGCAAACATTAATGAGCAATTTACAAATTGCACTCACTCAAGTGGACGAACAATTAGCACAATCACTGCTCGATCTGTCGCTTGAAATTGCGCAAAAGATGGTCGTCGGTGTCTTGCATATCGAACCGGAAATCATTTTAAAAATTATTAGCACTGCCATCAGCAGCCTACCTCACTTCAACCAGAATGCACACTTAATTCTGCACCCGACTGATGCGGACCTCGTGCGCCGGCAAATGGGCGATGAACTAGCACATGCAGGATGGAAAATTTTTACCGACCCAAAAATTGAATCCGGTGGCTGCCGTGTTGAAACATCCCACAGCAACATCGATGCAACCAACCCGGCTCGCTGGCAGAGCATTGTGGAATCCATCGGGCAGGACAAATCATGGTTGAAGACACCGAACTGA
- the fliG gene encoding flagellar motor switch protein FliG, with translation MSDGVQNSAIFLMTLGENEAAEVLKYLGPKEVQKISTAMVALSNLTRDQISQVFHEFLVAAAEKTTIGMDSNDYIRSMLTKALGDDKAAGLLDRIMHSSDTSGIESLKWMDPGAVAEMIGNEHPQIIATILVHLEPDQAASIMKMLTDRTRNDVLLRISTLDGVQPVALRELNDVLSKLMSGGSTGKKSLKGGVSTAAEILNFMGGTLEAEMMEKVRSFDPDLAQKIEDKMFVFENILEVDDRGIQLILREVQSEALIIALKGAGEELREKIFKNMSSRAAEMMREDLESKGPVKLSEVEANQKEILKVVKRLSDEGQIALGGKGDEDAYV, from the coding sequence ATGAGTGATGGCGTTCAAAATAGCGCGATTTTTCTGATGACGCTGGGCGAAAATGAAGCCGCAGAAGTCCTCAAATATCTAGGGCCTAAGGAAGTACAAAAAATCAGCACCGCGATGGTTGCGCTGAGCAATCTGACTCGCGACCAAATTTCACAGGTTTTCCACGAATTTTTGGTCGCTGCTGCCGAAAAAACCACCATCGGGATGGATTCGAACGACTATATCCGCAGCATGCTGACCAAGGCGCTGGGTGATGACAAAGCAGCCGGCCTGCTCGACCGTATCATGCACAGCAGCGACACGAGCGGCATTGAAAGCCTCAAATGGATGGATCCTGGCGCCGTTGCCGAAATGATAGGCAATGAGCACCCGCAAATCATTGCGACCATTCTGGTGCATCTGGAACCGGATCAGGCCGCCTCCATCATGAAAATGCTCACAGATCGCACGCGCAACGACGTATTGCTGCGTATCTCCACGCTCGATGGCGTACAGCCGGTTGCGCTGCGCGAACTCAATGACGTATTGAGCAAATTGATGAGTGGAGGCTCAACGGGCAAGAAGTCACTTAAGGGCGGCGTATCGACAGCGGCAGAAATCCTAAACTTCATGGGCGGCACACTGGAAGCCGAGATGATGGAGAAGGTGCGCAGCTTCGACCCTGATCTTGCACAAAAAATCGAAGACAAAATGTTCGTCTTCGAAAATATATTGGAAGTGGATGACCGTGGTATCCAGCTGATCCTGCGTGAAGTTCAGTCCGAAGCGCTGATCATCGCACTCAAAGGGGCGGGCGAAGAGCTCCGCGAAAAGATTTTCAAGAACATGTCCTCTCGCGCGGCAGAAATGATGCGAGAAGATCTAGAATCCAAGGGACCGGTTAAGCTCAGCGAAGTCGAAGCGAACCAGAAGGAAATTCTCAAAGTTGTCAAACGCCTGTCCGATGAAGGACAAATAGCCCTAGGCGGCAAGGGAGATGAGGATGCCTATGTCTGA
- the fliF gene encoding flagellar basal-body MS-ring/collar protein FliF — MSEQANRVNTGVSAFSRFEQLSAQQKMGLGVGIAALIALIVGAWMWGQTPDYRILYSNLSDRDGGAIIESLQQLNIPYKFADGGGALMIPADQVHEARLKLASQGLPKGGTVGFELMENQKFGITQFAEQVNYQRALEGELARSVQSIGAVASARVHLAIPKPSVFIKEQQKPSASVVLTLHGGRLLDSAQVTAIVHLISSSVPDMSAKNVTIVDQDGSLLSSLQDSNGLGLDANQLKYVQQIEQNYIKRIEDILTPLLGANNVHAQVTANIDFARTEQTAETYKPNQNPADSSVRSLQNSETLNGSGLNASGVPGALSNQPPVPATAPIVSAPPGATDPANAPKIDNLHKENTINYEVDRTISHTILPVGMIKRLSVAVVVNNRKATDPKGKVSSKPLTDAEKAQIDNLVKDAVGFDKNRGDSLNIQNAAFNDEKEALSELPWWKQADIIELAKLLAKYLIIAAVMLIVVFKIIKPAFRPLEPFHAETDDEEHVATVDHTPGEGEGEGEIATGAAGTQHANEPGSEHYTPPVEPYEKNLNIARQITQQDPKIVASVIKDWVNGNE, encoded by the coding sequence ATGTCCGAACAAGCAAACAGAGTCAACACCGGCGTAAGCGCATTCAGTCGCTTCGAACAACTTAGCGCCCAGCAAAAAATGGGGTTGGGAGTAGGTATTGCCGCCCTCATCGCACTGATCGTCGGCGCATGGATGTGGGGACAAACACCCGACTACCGCATTCTGTACAGCAATCTGTCTGACCGCGATGGCGGTGCAATCATTGAATCACTACAGCAGCTCAACATCCCCTACAAATTTGCAGACGGGGGCGGCGCATTGATGATCCCGGCAGACCAAGTCCATGAAGCCCGTTTAAAACTGGCGTCGCAAGGCTTACCCAAGGGCGGCACCGTGGGATTCGAATTAATGGAAAACCAGAAATTCGGCATCACCCAGTTTGCCGAGCAGGTCAATTATCAGCGCGCGCTCGAAGGTGAATTAGCTCGTTCGGTACAAAGCATAGGCGCTGTCGCCTCGGCGCGCGTTCATCTGGCGATCCCCAAACCCAGCGTTTTCATTAAAGAGCAGCAAAAACCCAGTGCCTCAGTCGTTCTGACCCTGCATGGCGGTCGCCTGCTCGATTCGGCTCAGGTCACCGCAATCGTACACTTAATTTCCAGCAGCGTACCTGACATGTCAGCCAAAAATGTCACTATCGTCGATCAGGATGGCTCACTTCTGAGCTCGCTGCAAGATAGCAACGGCCTGGGACTCGATGCCAACCAGCTCAAATACGTGCAGCAAATCGAGCAAAATTACATCAAGCGTATCGAAGATATTCTCACCCCCCTGCTGGGTGCAAACAACGTTCACGCACAGGTGACGGCGAACATCGATTTTGCACGCACCGAGCAAACCGCCGAAACCTACAAGCCCAACCAGAACCCTGCCGATTCGAGCGTACGCAGCCTGCAAAACTCCGAAACACTCAATGGTTCAGGCCTCAACGCCAGCGGCGTACCCGGTGCATTGAGCAACCAACCCCCGGTTCCTGCGACTGCACCGATCGTGTCCGCACCTCCTGGTGCAACGGATCCTGCAAACGCGCCTAAAATCGACAATCTTCACAAAGAAAACACCATTAATTACGAAGTAGACCGCACAATCAGTCACACCATCTTGCCCGTTGGCATGATTAAACGACTCTCAGTCGCTGTCGTCGTCAACAATCGTAAAGCTACTGATCCAAAAGGCAAAGTCAGTTCGAAGCCACTGACCGATGCTGAAAAAGCCCAGATCGACAATCTGGTCAAAGATGCGGTGGGATTTGATAAAAATCGCGGCGACAGTCTGAATATTCAGAATGCTGCATTCAATGATGAAAAGGAAGCCTTGAGCGAATTGCCATGGTGGAAGCAGGCGGACATTATTGAACTTGCAAAACTACTCGCAAAATATTTGATTATCGCCGCCGTCATGCTGATCGTTGTGTTTAAGATCATCAAGCCCGCCTTCCGTCCTCTGGAGCCTTTTCACGCCGAAACGGACGATGAAGAACACGTAGCCACAGTAGATCATACACCGGGCGAAGGCGAAGGCGAAGGCGAAATCGCGACCGGCGCAGCAGGTACGCAGCATGCGAATGAACCGGGCTCTGAACACTACACCCCCCCTGTCGAACCCTATGAAAAGAATCTCAATATCGCAAGACAAATCACTCAGCAAGATCCTAAAATCGTTGCAAGCGTCATTAAGGACTGGGTGAACGGCAATGAGTGA
- the fliE gene encoding flagellar hook-basal body complex protein FliE produces MSNISAVEGLLANMRVAAAAAGLRESAPAASSGKVDFSSVLKNALDGVAQSHEKSEALQKAFVMGDDKVSLSDTMIAMQKSGINFQATIQVRNKVILAYNDIMNMQV; encoded by the coding sequence ATGAGCAATATATCTGCGGTAGAAGGGTTGTTGGCAAATATGCGTGTGGCGGCAGCGGCGGCGGGTTTGCGTGAATCGGCACCGGCGGCCTCATCTGGTAAGGTGGATTTTTCGAGTGTGTTGAAAAATGCACTCGATGGTGTGGCGCAATCGCATGAGAAATCTGAAGCCCTGCAAAAAGCCTTTGTGATGGGCGATGACAAAGTCAGCCTGAGCGATACGATGATTGCCATGCAAAAATCCGGCATCAATTTTCAGGCGACGATACAGGTGCGTAACAAAGTGATCCTAGCCTACAACGACATCATGAATATGCAGGTTTAG